In the Arachis hypogaea cultivar Tifrunner chromosome 20, arahy.Tifrunner.gnm2.J5K5, whole genome shotgun sequence genome, AGAAAGATACATTTGTGAGACTTGTAATCCAATTTTGATTGATTGCATGGTCTGAACAAAGGAAAATAGGCACTGCCAAACACTCTTAATGAAGTGCAGTCTGGTTTTTGATTAAACAACAACTCAAAAGGTGATTTGTTAGATAAAATAGGAGTTGGTAATTTATTAATCAAATAGGTAGCAGTGATCACTCTTAATGAAGCTATgcaattctttgattttcttgattGAAGTCATTAGACTCTAGAGACTGTGCACCACTCTATATAAGCTAAGAATCTTTTTAATTAGATAATCTacgagtatttttttttaaatccgcAGTAATAAAGGATTTTCTCCGGGTTGATGACTAGTGAAGACCTAATTAGACTTTAAACTGAAGAAAAAATCTCTATCTTATGGGTGTAAAGTGTTTGACACCCATTGTTATTGACTTGTTGGTACTACTTGAGACCAATAGATTGGGCGGCTTCAGGTCGGAGGTTTTTTCGGTGATACGTACATGGCCTCTGACAAAGGAGGCACATGAAGGGGACAAAGCCAAAACGAAGTAGTTTTGAGTTCAGGGACTAATTTGTTTGTTTGTAGATGGAATAATTGACTACCACGTGTGCTAACTTAGACTTTCATGTTAATATTTTTCGTTTGTCATTAATCAAAAAATTAGGTCAGAAACTGAtttttttgcgaaagttaaactTGAGAGAGGCTTTTGTGTATTTCAAAAGTTAGGGGAattatttttgaacaagaaaGTTCAACACAGTAAGTAGagtaagaacaaaaaaaaaattacaaaaaaactcGTCAACTATTTTTTGTACTCTTCCTTTTTATAGTGTACTCCTGATTTTGTACTCCTAATTTTGTACTCATGAaaacattttcaaccactccaatCTTATTAAAATTCTGTCAATCCAATTGTAAGATCACTAAGCGAAAGTCCACCAGTTGCATGTCTTCTTTTATTGATTCTTACTAAAGTTGGGAAAATTAAAGTatccaatttaaaaattttaggaaCTGATTTAGATAATTACTCTTAACAAAAATCAACTAGtataatgtttttaaatttttaataaataatctagttatttttaagtaatataaaataatttaattattttatttttgtaattaaaaataatactgtataataattaattttaatatataaaaaatatttttatacgtatttatatattttatatttattttaaaacaaaagattatacgtgttatttttaaaatattatatattgaaatatatatatatatatatatatatatatatatatatatatatattgatacgAGCTCTATGGGACAAACTGAGAACTGTCATATGCTAATTAGTCTAATTACAAGAGCAAcaactaagagaataaaagaaggtTTTGCAAACATGGCTAAATCATGTGTTCAGGAGATGCATCAAGAATTGGGCAAGACAATGATTAATGATTATCAAAAGTCACACGTCTTACTATTTTATAAGATGCATTGAAGACTCTCATTAGTCAAGATGAATTAAAAAGAGACATCACTTTCTTAGAATttattctatgtttattttattttttgttatttgtttattttaggccTAATTATGATTTGGcccatattttattttagtgaacTTATGAGTTAGGAATTTAAATTTAAGAGGTATAAAAACCCTCTAAAATCTTGTAGCcatttttttccttaattttatGAATGAAATTTTCTTTGAGTTTCTTTGAGAAACTTGGGTGTGAACAGGTGAGGTAGAGTGATTTCCTTAGCTGTTGCATCAGGAAATCAAATTGAGGTAGAGGAGTCCCTTTCTTTGATCTTTCATCTTATCTTGGTTTACGTTCCGTATCATTTGGTatcaggtattagattaattttcATTAGTCTACGTTCACCCTTTTTATGttctatataaattaaaaaaaattccagCCACGGATAGTGACTTTATCCTTATGTCttattcttttcttgttgattgaCTTTTAATTCCTTTCCCTAGGATTATTTTCTTTCCCTAGCCAACACACCTTgagtacaaaaaaaaaacaaaaaaaaaagagtacataCTTAAAAGTACATACTTTGAAGTTACATAGTAGCactcaagcaaaaaaaaaacatacacacacaaaaaaaaagtgttgtgttcttataaaaaaacaaagcaacaatctcaaaaaaaaaatgcattacatacgatattattattattcttattcttatttttttattattcttattttttgtcttttgtgtctttgtccctttttattattcTGTCCATCTTTTCCTCTTATTGTTGCGTcgatttttttctatcttttatttttatttgaattctaaAGTGCAACAGTCAAAGAGATTCAAGAGTGGTAAAAGGCAAGAATGGTAAGTTCAATAGAGGGTAAAAGCCAATTTTGAGAATAAACACGAGTATCCATCTTTGAGTGAAACACGTGAGCGAGTGATTATGAGGTCCTTTTATAACATTTTTGTTACAGGTTCATTGTTATGGCAGCTCATTCCGAAGATACTTTAGTTGACATGGAGTTGATGCAAAGGGCCATTCAACACTTAACTAATCGCTTGACTGAATTGGAAGCATGGAAGTAAGAGGTGACACAGACACTATCCAAGATTACTAAACAAGGACCTTTCCGGAATCGGTGTCAGAATCATGTACCTTCTGATGATGACTCTGATGGGGTTATAACACCTCGACATAAAAGTCAAGATAGCAACATCAACGCCATCAAGATGCAAATACCACCATTCAAAGGGAGAAATGATCCTGAAGTTTATTTGGAGTGGGAACGTAAGGTAGAAAGAATTTTTGCTTGTCATAATTACTCTGAGGCAAAGAAGGTTCGTTTGGCAGCAGTTGCATTCTCTGACTATGCCTTGCTTTGGTGGGATGAACTAGTGAAGACACGACGGCAGAATGATGATCACCATATAGAGTCTTGGGATCTTATGAAGCGCCTCATGAAGAAACAATTTGTGCCTTCGTACTACTATAGGGAAGTGCATCAGAAGTTACATCGACTGACTCAAGGCTCTAAGTCCGTTGAAGACTACCATAAGGAAATGGAAATGCTTATGATTACTACCAACATAGAAGAGGACACTGAGGTTACTAAGGCACGATTTGTGGGTGGTTTGAATAGAGCAATTTCTGATGTGGTGGAGTTACATCATTATGTGGAGATGGAGGATTTGGTCAGTATGGCAATGAAGGTGGAGAGGCAACAACAAAAAAGAGCACCAAGAGGATTATCACATGCTAATCCAAAGTGGGAGTCTTGTAGTGTTGACACAACAAAGATTAAGGGTGTTGAATCTAATGCATTGCTTGATGCTACCAAGAAGAAAGGTAATTCTAACTCTTCTTCTGCTACTTCTAGACATCGAGATATTAAATGCTTCAAGTGTCATGGTATGGGTCATTATACTAGTGATTGCCCAAATAGGAGATTGATGGTTATTAGAGAAGATGATATTGTGTCTGATTCTGATCATGGTGATGACTCTGATCATAATAGCATGCCATCTTTGGAGAATTGTTCTGATGGTGATGTTGAGTATGTAGttggtagcacaaattgcgaatcacacttttcacaacgcgtaccactgaccagcaagtgcactgggtcgtccaagtaataccttacgtgagtaagggtcgaatcccacggagattgttggtttgaagcaatctatggttatcttgtaaatcttagttaggaagtcaattatgtttatcagttgaattatgaataaccagtagagcataaattaaaagttacttgttgtgcagtaatggagaatatgttggagttttggagatgctttgtcctctgaatctctgctttcctctgtcttctgattcacgcacgcacgtcctcctatggcaagctgtgtgttggtggatcaccgttgtcaatggctaccttccatccttccagtgaaaactacgctcacgcgctctgtcacagcacggctaatcaccggttggttctcgatccggttggaataggatttactatccttttgcgtctgtcactaacgcccagccttccggagtttgaagctcgtcacagtcattcaatcattgaatcctactcggaataccgcagacaaggtttagactttccggattctcatgaatgccgccattagttctagcttataccacggagattctgatttaagaatctaagagatactcattcaatcgtatatagaacggaggtggttgtcaggcacacgttcatgatttgaggaaggtgatgagtgtcacggatcatcaccttcatgacagttaagcgcgaatgaacatcttagataggaacaagcgtgtttgaatggaaaacagaaatacttgcattaattcatcgagacacagcagagctcctcacccccaacaatggggtttagagactcatgccgtcagagaatacaaagtttagatctgaaatgtcatgagatacaaaataagtctctaaaagttgtttaaatactaaaccagtagcctagggttacaaaatatgagtggactatgatggatgatgcagagatccacttctggggcccacttggtgtgctggggcccacttggtgtgtgctggggctgagactttaagcaattcacgtgcagaggctatttgtggagttgaacgccagtttttgtgccagtttgggcgttcaactccagtttttgatccttttctggcgctggacgccagatttgggcagaaggctggtgttgaacgccggtttacatcgtcaattcttgtgcaaagtatagactattatatattgctggaaagccctggatgtctactttccaacgcaattggaagcacgccatttcgagttctgtagctccagaaaatccactttgagtgcagagaggtcagaatccaacagcatcagcagtcctttttcagcctgaatcagatttttgctcagctccttcaatttcagccagaaaaatacctgaaattacagaaaaacacacaactcatagtaaagtccagaaacatgaatttttcctaaaaactactggaaataaactaaaaactaactaaaacatactcaaaactatatgaaattatccccaaaaagcgtataaaatatccgctcatcagtagtccATGGTGAATCTCTTGTTGTTAGACGTGCTTTGAATTTGCAGGTGAAAGAAGATAGTCTAGAGCAACGCCACAATCTTTTTCACACTAGATGCTTGGTGGGTGGAAAAGTGTGTAGTCTAATTATTGATGACGGGAGTTGGACTAATGTGGCTAGTACACTTATGGTGGAGAAATTGGGTTTGACATGTGTTCAACATCCTAAACTATATACGTTGCAGTGGTTGAATGACAGTGGAGAGATCAAGGTTGACAAACAGGTGACAATTGCATTCTCTGTTGGCAAGTATGTTGATGAGGCATTGTGTGATGTGGTGCCAATGCAAGCTTGTCATTTATTATTAGGGTGACCTTGGCAGTTCGACCGTCGAGCATTTCATGATGGTTACACGAATCGATTCTCCTTTGATTTTAATGGTCGCAAGATCACTCTTGCTCCTTTATCACCTAAGGAGGTTTACCTTGATCAGTTGAAGCTTCAACAGGATGCCAAGAGAAACATGGGATGTGAGATCACAGAAAAATTTGAGAGAAAAGAGGCTATGAGAGAAAAGAATATAGAAAAAGGCCCAAAGGTgagtgaaaagaaagaaaagagtccATGTCATGAGAGTAgtacaaatacaaaaaaaattgagaaagttAAGAGCAAATTGTGTTTCTTTGCAAAAGAGAGAGATTTAAAGAGTGCTTTAATAGGCAAGAAAGCTTTGTTTATGGTTCGGTTTAGGGATACTTTATTCTCTGACACTGACTTAACCCAAATTTGCCAAATAGCTTTGTCtctttgttgcaggaatttgccGATGTCTTCCCTACTGACGTACCACGTGGTTTGCCTCCATTACATGGGATTGAGCACCAAATTAATTTTATTCCTGGTGCTAGCATTCCTAATAGACTAGCTTATAGAAGTAATTCTGAAGAGGCAAAGGAGCTTCAAAGGCAAGTGGAGGAGTTATTAGCCAAAGGTCACATCCGGGAGAGTATGAGTCCATGTGCTGTACTAGTTTTGTTAGTTCCAAAGAAGGATGGTACTTGGCGAATGTGTGTGGATTATCGTGCAGTCAATAAAATTACGGTAAAGTATCGTTATCCTATCCCTAGGTTAGATGACATGCTTGATGAGTTATATGGTGTATGCATATTCactaaaattgatttgaaaagtgGGTATCATCAAATTAGAATGAAACCAGGGGATGAATGGAAGATtgcatttaaaacaaaacatgggTTATATGAGTGGTTAGTAATGCCttttgggttaactaatgccccTAGTACTTTTATGCGTCTAATGAACCATGTTTTGCGAGACTTTTTGGgtaaatttgttgttgtttattttgATGATATTCTCATTTATAGCACTTGTTTGGATGACCACTTGTCACGTGTTTCAGCTGTATTGGAAGTgctttgaaaagaaaaattatatgctAATCTTAAAAAGTGCACTTTTTGTATTGATCGAGTTATATTTCTTGGTTTTGTTGTGAGTGCGAGTGGAATTGAAATTGATGAGGAAAAGGTAAAGGCTATTCGTGAATGGCCAACGCCTAAGAATGCTTCTGAGGTACGAAGTTTTCATGGGTTAGCTGGGTTTTATAGaagatttgtaaaaaaattttctaCCATTGCTGCACCTCTCACAGAGGTTATAAAAAAGGATGTTGGATCTAAATGGGAAAGGGAACAAGACATTGCATTTCATACCCTAAAAGACTGTTTGTGTTCTACTCCTATTCTTGTTTTACCTAACTTTGATAAAATCTTTGAGATTGAATGTGATGCTTCTGAGATTAGTATAGGTGCTATTTTAATGCAGGAAAAATGAGCCATTGCCTTCTTCAGTGAAAAGTTGAATTTAGCTCAGCGTAAATATTCAACATATGACAAAGAATTATATGCTTTGGTTCGGGCTTTAGAGGTTTGGCAACCCTACCTCTTACCTAAGAAGTTTGTGATTCACACGGATCATGAATCTTTGAAGCACTTAAAAGGACAAGGTAAGCTTGATAAAAGACATGCTAAATGGGTGGAATTTATTGAAACATTTCCCTATGTGATTGCCTTTAAATAAGGTAAAGATAATGTCGTTGCTGATGCTTTATCTTGGAGGTATGCTTTGATTACTACACTTACCTCTAAGTTATTGGGATTTGAGTTTTTAAAGGAGTTGTATGTCACTGATTCTGACTTTTCTGCTATTTATGCCTCTTGTGAACATAGTgcatttaacaaattttatagaCATGAAAGTTTTCTGTTTCGTGGtaatagaatttgtgtgcctGCTTGTTCTACGAGGGACTTACTTGTTCTTGAATCACATAATGAAGGTTTGATGGGTCATTTTGGTGTGCATAAGACATTAGATGTGTTATCTGAAAATTTTTACTGGCCACGCATGCGTAGAGATGTTGAAAAATTTTGTGCTAAGTGTGTTGCATGTAAACAGGCTAAATCTAAGTCTTTACCACATGGTTTGTATGCCCCTTAACCTGTTCCTATGCATCCGTGGGTTGATATTTCTATGGATTTTGTTCTTGGTTTGCCTTGAACAAAAAAAGGTCGAGATAGCATTTTTGTTGTGGTAGACAGATTTAGTAAAATGGCTCATTTTATTGCATGCCATAAAACTGATGATGTAACAAATATTGTTGATCTGTTCTTTAGAGAGGTTGTGCGTTTGCATAGTATTCCCCAAACTATTGTTTCTAATCGTGACGTAAAATTTTTGAGTCATTTTTGGAAAGTTTTATAGggtaaattaggcacaaaattatTATACTCTACTACTTGTcatctgatgcgtgagcatcttccctatcttttcctagtgaatttgcatttaatttgttgagtttaatcaagaataattatcttttagccactatggatgttactttgagtcgtatgcaattctgtttattttaggtagcatttggctggatttgatggagtttccgtagaaaaaaagaagaaggcgaatgatgctgtcaaccctgacctctctgtactcaaacctgaataacttgagctacagaggtccaatgaaCGTGATttcagtggcgttggaaagctaacttctagagctttccaacatatataatagtccatacttcttctccaaccacgctgccaaggctgcgcctaacttgagatttttcaagttaggcgcaaaaCATTAATAAGCATGCATAAGGATTAGGCCTCCATCAAGTAAGGCGCAGCTCGTcaccaagttaggcgtggatcctgcgaagcaagtggtccccacccatcaattgaagacgtgctgattgctataattaattctgatttaaaactttaatttttattttaaaataggaaaagatattatgcTAGttttagaaatttgaattttaaatttattaggattagatataaaaggatccCAATTAGTTAACAGGGGGATTCGAACACAACATTATTCCAATTCATActttacaatcctagttttctactctgaaccatgagcaactaatcctccattgttaaggttaggagctctgtctatttctatggattaattttattgctttttctcttttaattcatgtatggatttataatttaaggatTGTTTTCGctatttatcttatgaatttgggtggaacggaagtatgaccctctttctatttgagtttttgtataacttggaaaaactctttacttgaacaacagcttgaaaacatactctcctaaattttaattatctggatttaacgggatacgtgacatataattcttttatttttgggtaattagagtttttgtggcatataaactgtaatttgatcatgcagcttctaattgaaattaattgaccaaggaattggcagttaatgaattttagaggagactagaaaggtctaaggaattagggtctagtcacatatagtttgccataaattaaatcctacataattaaaatagttagtaagaaaagttaatccggaaaaatagataactctgaaaccttaactgtttttccatatatatttcacagctcatttactgcttgctttctgaaattcttaattactttttaatgctctttgaatattcaaacactcttttttgtttgtctaactaagccaatcaatcaatgattgttgcttaatccatcaattctcgtgggatcgaccctcactcacctgaggtattacttggtacgacccggtgcacttaccggttagtttgtggttataaattacCGCACCATCATCCTCAAACTGATGGTCAAACTGAAGTAGTAAATAGAACACTAGGGACCTTATTACGTGCTGTTGTTGTTGGTAAGAATTTGAAAACTTGGGAAGATTGTTTACcttttattgagtttgcttatAATAGAACTATTCATTCTTCTACTGGTTTTCTCCTTTTGAACTTGTTTATGGTTTTAATCCTTTAACTGTTTTGGACTTATTACCTTTGCCTTTGAGTGATATTGTTAGCTTGGATGCAGAAGATAAAGCTGAAAAGGTTAAAGCAATGCACTTGAAAGCACGTGAATCGCTTGAACAGAAAAATAAGTTGATAGTCCAACGGGTGAATAAAGGTCGAAGACAACTTATCTTTGAACCTGGCGATTGCGTATGGGTTCATTTGAGAAAGGAGAGATTTCCTACTCAAAGAAAATCCAAGTTAGACCCTAGGAGTGATGGTCCATTTCAAGTGCTCGAAAGGGTCAATAACAATGCTTACAAGATTGACCTTCCATGTGAGTATAATGTATCAACTACTTTTAATGTCTCTGACCTATCTCCTTTTGCTTGTGATgcagattcgaggacgaatcttttttaGGAGGGAGGGAATGATACGAGCCCTATGGGACAAACTGAGAACTGTCATATGCCAATTGGTCAAATTACAAGAGCAAcaactaagagaataaaagaaggtTTTGCAAACATGGCTAAATCATGTGTTCAGGAGATGCATCAAGAATTGGGCAAGACAATGATTAATGATTATCAAAAGTCACACGTCTTACTATTTTACAAGATGCATTGAAAACTCTCATTAGTCAAAATGAATTAAAAGAGACATCACTTTCTTAGAATttattctatgtttattttattttttgttatttgtttgttttaggcCCAATTATGATTTGGCCCATATTTTATTCTAGTGAACTTATGAGTTATGGATTTAAATTTAAGAGGTATAAAAACTCTCTAAAACCTGGTAGccatttttttttccttaattttatGAATGAAATTTTCTTTGAGTTTTTTTGAGAAACTTGGGTGTGAACAGGTGAGGTAGAATGATTCTCTTAGCTGTTGCATCAGAAAATCAAATTGAGGTAGAGGAGTCCCTTTCTTTGATCTTCCATCTTATCCTGGCTTACGTTCCGtatcatatatattaatatattttatatttaataaaatttaataatttataaaaaataatagcaCACAAAATTATTGGGGTCGATTTTTTTCTGGCTTAAGGTAAAGTCACCTgagaatttaaaagataaaagtcACACTTACGAAGCATTTGAAAATTAGTTTGCGTTTCTCATTAGGCAAAGTCAGTGCATTCTTACTTAATTGGAAATTTGGAATTCTGATATTTTGCTAATGTATGAATGTAAGATACGTTTGACTTTTTCATTTGGATCGTTTATAAGACATCTTCGGGTCAAACATGTTACAATTGAATAGTGACATGAAACATTAATCTTGGTGGGCACAACATATTCGATGCAAGTGCACTACTATCTTACAAGTGGCCTAATTTCTGATATgattaacaaaacaaaaatataaaaaagaaaaaaccctTTCCCTTTGGTTTTGATGTTTAATTTAGAGAAATTACGGAGGCTAAACGGTAAAAGTGTAAAACACAAAGCTCTTTAAATAGGAatagattcttttttttttcttttttttttttttgtaaaatatgatttcttagacTCTTCCCATACATTCTTTAAGTTGAAcaagaaaatatataattaaagatgttaaataataaaagatcacgttttataaaaaaatttaaaaaattatttttaattatatttaacgtTCTACTTTAAGGCAAATAGTAGCCATAACACTCGTGGAAATTGGAGGAATCAAGAAATGggtaatatatgaaaaaaaatctcaattaaataaagggtcatgttaaataataataataataataaggttatTATTATGATGTATTTCAAAACTATTAAGAACCCAAGCAAGAGTGGATTTTGGCCAATCTCCAGTTTATTGAGGATTTGGAAAGGACAAAGACACATCCACAAAAGTTGGCAGCTTCATCACCAAACGCAAAGAAGCTTCCATTTTTGAATCTCAAACGGCCTTTTTTCTCCGTACATCAAACATTTCTGGGGTTCGTTGATCCCCAAATCGTCTAATTTGACTTTTCGCCTCCTTTTTCATCTAATTCTCTGCTATTTGAACGATTACTGGTGTGACCCGTGATGGGTCATTCCCTTTGATCATTAACACAAACGGGTTTTTGAAAAGGGGAAATTTTTATCTTGATTTGTTGTACTTCTTGTTGCCCTTGTTCACTGCAAACAAGTACGAACGCTCCTTGTTGAAGCCACAGTTGGGTCACAAAAGATGAATGCTTCTACAGATGATGAACACGACGTGGAAAATGGCAAGTTTATAAGAAGTAATAGGGGAGTTAAACTCAGCAATCAAGCTTTGTTGTCTGGAATTGCTTATTGCCTTTCTTCATGCGGCATGATATTGGTTAACAAGTTTGTGCTTTCAAGCTACAATTTTAATGCAGGGATATCCTTGATGTTGTATCAGGTAATTGGTTTCCCCTTGATGTTTTCctctttttatgtattatttttgtttcttgtatAGTTTGATGAGGTAATTGGTGATGTTTGTTTGGATGCAGAATTTCATTTCGGTGGTTATTGTTGCTACACTTAGCCTTCTTGGTTTAGTCTCAACTGAACCTTTGACATGGAAATTGATCAAAGTATGGTTGCCTGTGAATGTTATATTTGTTGGAATGCTTGTTACAAGCATGTTTAGGTATGTAGTCTTCAGTTTTCTTTGCTACTGTAAATTTATAGTACTTTCCTTCCCTCCTTCATTGGAATATATTGATCTTTTTCCAATATAGTGACTGGTTTTTCTACCAAGCAATGTTTCGTTTATATGtcttttcaaattattattattttattattattagatatgGGGAATTTCATTGAAAGTTTGGTTGCATCAATTGTAGAGAA is a window encoding:
- the LOC112786168 gene encoding uncharacterized protein; this translates as MQIPPFKGRNDPEVYLEWERKVERIFACHNYSEAKKVRLAAVAFSDYALLWWDELVKTRRQNDDHHIESWDLMKRLMKKQFVPSYYYREVHQKLHRLTQGSKSVEDYHKEMEMLMITTNIEEDTEVTKARFVGGLNRAISDVVELHHYVEMEDLVSMAMKVERQQQKRAPRGLSHANPKWESCSVDTTKIKGVESNALLDATKKKGNSNSSSATSRHRDIKCFKCHGMGHYTSDCPNRRLMVIREDDIVSDSDHGDDSDHNSMPSLENCSDGDVEYVVKEDSLEQRHNLFHTRCLVGGKVCSLIIDDGSWTNVASTLMVEKLGLTCVQHPKLYTLQWLNDSGEIKVDKQFDRRAFHDGYTNRFSFDFNGRKITLAPLSPKEVYLDQLKLQQDAKRNMGCEITEKFERKEAMREKNIEKGPKEFADVFPTDVPRGLPPLHGIEHQINFIPGASIPNRLAYRSNSEEAKELQRQVEELLAKGHIRESMSPCAVLVLLVPKKDGTWRMCVDYRAVNKITVKYRYPIPRLDDMLDELYGVCIFTKIDLKSGYHQIRMKPGDEWKIAFKTKHGLYECEKLNLAQRKYSTYDKELYALVRALEVWQPYLLPKKFVIHTDHESLKHLKGQGKDNVVADALSWRYALITTLTSKLLGFEFLKELYVTDSDFSAIYASCEHSAFNKFYRHESFLFRGNRICVPACSTRDLLVLESHNEGLMGHFGVHKTLDVLSENFYWPRMRRDVEKFCAKCVACKQAKSKSLPHGLYAP